Sequence from the Caretta caretta isolate rCarCar2 chromosome 8, rCarCar1.hap1, whole genome shotgun sequence genome:
TGAAAATGGAATTAATGAAACTACCTGTACCTCTGAAGGCTGGTCTCCAGTACCTACATGTACTGGTAAGAAAGCTTTCATTTAAGATTAACTTCTGCtagttcttttttcccctcagacaCATTGTGTTTATTTGAAAAACCATCAAGTGTTTTAATAATCAATCAAGCAGTTGTATAAATAATGTGGAATGTAATGTGTTCTTAAAACAGATACCAAACTCTCAAGTTTGGTAATACAAAACCAGGTAAAATTTCTCACAGTACCTAAAATGAAGAAGAACCAGAGCTTGAATCCTAAAAAAAAGAAGTGCCAGAACACACAATTTCAACAGCAAGAATCTCTTATAATAGTAATGTACGTTTTTATTGCACACCTGAAAGATGCTATATGTACGCACACCATATTCTTCATTGTCTACCCAAATACGATATCAGTTTGCTGCTTGTGCTGCCTCTTCAGATATCTTTTTCAGTGATTTTGTGTCTTCCGCAGATTGATGCTTTGCAAGCCACTTCTTCACGTATGGACAAGCCAGGCCTTCGCACTCTTTGACACCCTTTTTCTGATAGCATTACATATTTATGAAGTAGACAATTTATCATTTGTCTTTTTGATAAACTGATGCTGGCAAAAAGCTGGAATTAGTAGGGTTGTGATACAGGATTTTTGAAAAAGCGCACTAATGAAAATTCCGATATTTTAGCATGAATAATCATTGGTTTACTTTACAATTATCAGAAATACCGGAATGCTATTCTGCCTCCTCCAAGGAAAGGGCTAGAATGGTGTTCTGGATCAACATGAGTGCTGAGGAGGACTTGCCTTTCTAAGCAATTATCCCAAACATAGAGAGGCAGGAAGGCATTCTTCATACCGTAAAATATATCTGCTATTCATTCAGAGCTTGATCCTGTACTCAATGAAGTCAGTGTCAAAGCTCTCACTGACTGTAATGGTGCCAGATCCGGGCCTTAGAAATATAAGAAAATGTGGTGATGTGGAAAGCTTATAAGGAATATGACCCATATTCAAAGATAATGTTGTACAGTGGTGTAAATTAGATCACCATAGCCTAGCTTAAACTTGTATTTAGATCCCCTTACACCTATTCTCATCACTTAATGATGTATCAACTTTAAGATCAAGACATTAATTACAAACAGAAACAATATTACTTCTTTTCTTATGTCAATTAACTGGAGCTTCTTCCTATGGATGTACGTCAGTGAAAATAATGTTCTAACACAGAAAATGAGAGGAGCAGTGTTTCCGCAAGTCCGATCGAACATTCATGAAGTTCTCACATCAGACTTTTATTTTCATCAATTTTGATGATGGAAATATCCcccattaattattatttgttttgttctaGCCACAAagaccccagccaagatcagagcCTCATTGTGATTCTACAGCATCTAACATAAGAAATAATTTTTACCCCAAAGAACTTACCACATAAAATTGATGCAACACTGTTGCTTCTTCAATTTGGTTCCCCCTCGACCCCCATCAGTAATAAGTTAACACATGTGTGTGTTGCAGTTCAAGTGTGTCCACATCCACCTGACATCGATTTGGCAGAAATTGTCAGTGGGGAGAAAGCAGAATATCAGGAGGGTGATGTTGTTCACTACAGGTGCTACCCAGGATACACTCTGGCGGGACCTGAAAGGATAACGTGCAGTGGAGAAAAATGGACacctcctccaaagtgcttgggtaGGATAATGTTTTGGTTCTTAATTCATTGGACTAAAGTAGGTAGGGAATAATGTCCCGCTCTTGTCTCATAGTATTATTTAATAATGGATACTATTCTATGAGTGGCTACTTAATGTTTCCAGCACTCCCATAGtttctgatcctgctcccatacaatgcaatggcaaaattcccattgacttcactggtatCAAAGGATCATGCTGAAGCATCATACACTATTTAATTTTAGATAGCGCTGAATACTGATCAGTGAACAGGACTATCTAATTGATAGATAGTAAATGGCAGATTATCTGGTATGGAAAGCGTAGATAGCAGTATCCTATTGGCTTTGCTTAACAATACTTTATATTAGAATTACCTTTCATACATGCTTTAACAATGGGAAGTTACTGTCCCCATTACAAGAATGGAGAAACTGGGGCAACGAAATTAAGGAACTTGCCAAGACCACACAGCAAATTAATAGTAAAGGTGGCACTAGAACATGGGAGTTGTGATTTACAGGTCCCTGAGCTAACAACTTTTGAAAGTAGTCCACTGTTTCTTTGGTCAGCATCATTCATTCTCTGTGTGGTAAACAAAAAGGGAAGATGACTCTAGAAGTATGGAATCTGCAGCACTGTGTTAACGTGGGAGGAGATAGCAACACACAAAAAGTAGATCAAAAGTTTAACTCTTTTCTATTTAAAGCTCCATGTATTATCACAAGGCAACAACTGGAAACAAAAAAATTGCTTCTGTCCAATGGCCGAAGACGTACAGTATTGATTCAAAGTGACCAAACAATGGAATTTCTTTGTGGTGAacattctgaccttaaaatccccTACCTCATCAAGTGTGTAGATGGACACATGGATTTACCAACTTGTATATCTGGTAAATGTACTTAGTTCTATATCAGTTCTTTTCCTCAAATACATTTGAGCAATAAGGAAGGGAGCATACGTGTAGTGGGTTAATGTTGGTTCTGGGCACAGTTAAGCAAATCAGTCTTCCTTTCAGATTTATTTGGGACTTGGTAATTCAGGACTTCCTGAAAAAATCACCCTTTTCATGTTTCTATTTAATTAAGCAAATAGCTTTAAAAACTCCAGCACCAGCCAAGCTGGTCCAGTGAAACACTGACAAAGGTAAACGTGGGCAGAAAGCCCACTTTTCAAAAACATATGTTTCCTTTTACAGAGACAAAAAGCTTTATTTAATAGACAGAAGTAGGGGGAGAGTTTCAACATTAATTCAACAGTCCAGGTCTGAAACCCATAGAAAATGCCTTGGTCTTCTCTACCAGGGAGTAACCTACTTAAAGCGGAGTTTCAACCTGGACTTTCCTGACAATCCTTTCATTTGAAGGGTGGGAGGGTTTTGCCATACTTGAAAATAGCCAGGGATTTAGTATCCTAGAGCCTGAATATCTTAGGGTACCTGCCAGAGGCCAGGCTCATGTGCATGGTGTCCCATTCCTCACACTAGTTCGGTGTCAGGCAAGCAGGGTTCAGACTCATAACAACATACTTTGTTTACTATGGAAATTTAGCTCAAATGCAACATTTGACCTCCCGTGAGATCCTGATGTTTCATCCAAAGTTTCCATGTGTAAAGATGTGATTCACCCAAGGCCCTGTAGGAGCTCAGATGGGATTATAGCCCAAGCGATCTGGGAACTACTTGTCTAGGAGTGAATATAGCAAACCTTGCACCTTGGAACAGTGTAATTCCTTAATCACTTCTCATGCCTGCTCAAGGCCACCAAATACGGGAGAAAAACTTTTTGTGTGGTTACATGCATTTTTGTAAAACTGGCAGTTTAGGTAACTGCAaggcaggaaggaattttctggtATCATCCTGGATCAATTAGATCAGTGAACTAGACCAGTCATGTAGATTATGTGCACAAAACTGAAAGGATTAAGAGTGCAGATTATGTTTATTAATGACAAATTCAATGCAGTTTATTCCATGATTTCcaaaataaaggaatttatgacCATAGATGTTGTATAACTGTGTGTTAGAGTAGCATTTAGGACCTTGCTTAAATGTATACCAGTTTGATCTTGCCCCATGACTaaactattgatttcagtgagagctggaTTAGGCCtgaaaagccaaaaaattcaGAGCATTGTGACAGatgaatacagtaactcctcacctAACGTCCTTCCACTTACCGTTGTTTCAAAGTTAGGTCGctgctcaattagggaacatgctcatttaaagttgtgcaatgctcccttataacgtcgtttgcctgcctgctctgtccactgcatgcaagattttgtggaagagcagcaacTTTACAAAGGAGAATTGCACAAGgtcctcttctccacctccttcccagcacttccccccgccaaacagctgtttggcggtagGGGAAGGAACAGGGAAGGACCGCATctccactcctcctccctcccagaaagtcctaagagTCACCAAACAGTTGCTTGGCAGCGCTTAGGAGTTTGGGGGGttttggggcagggggggaagaggggagaagcGGGGATGCAGCATACTCCAGAGAGGagatggggtgggaagagcaggcctggagtggagcggggacaggaagaggcgaGCCTGGAGCATCCCCCGGCAAAGTCAGGGCCTGTTCTTCTCCGGGTAAGCTGCCACTGCTCCTGCGAAGGTGCTTCCTAGCGTCCTTGCCTGCAGCAGGCTGTGCCTGTGCggggtaagccaggggcacttcccaaccacagtacagcacagtactgtacagtatataatgccttttgtctgccccaaAAAAATTTCCTAACCCGAACCTAACCCTcccccgcatttacattaaatcttatgggaaaattggattcatttaacatagtttcacttaaagttgcatttttctggaacataactacaatgttaagtgaggagttactgtactggtGCCATCAGCATGCTACATATAGAATAGCAAAGCCAAAAACATTTGTATCTGTACAAAATCATAACTACAGATATTTTCatttaggaactggggaaaagtGTGGCCGTCCACCTACTATTGAGAACGGAGACATAACTACTTTCTCGCTAAATGAGTATGCATTTGGCTCTTCTGTAGAATACAGATGCCAGCATTATTATATAATAGAAGGAGAAAGGAAATCATACTGTTACAATGGAATCTGGACAAATGAACCAGTTTGTTTAGGTAAGAAAAATATTCAGGAGtaaaaagtttttaatttataactaatttaattttataaacCATGATCTCCTGGCTACTATTTTGTCATTTCTTTTTCATGAAGCtgaaatttattttcaaagctgtcattgcattgacttttttttaaaaaaaaagtgacatgTAGATTTAACAGCATAGTTAACTAGAGTTGGTCAAAGTCTGGGAAAATATTTCTATGAAAATGTTTACAAATTTATCTCCccacttttccatttaaaatgtttcaatgGTAATTTTCAAACTAGCTTTATGATTAACAAATCAGCTAAAAAGGAAAGGACAGAGTGAAGTTAATTGGATTAAACCATATTTGCTCCTACCTACGGCAAAGAGCCAGAACATTGTATAGCCAAATATCCAGCATGAAGGAGTCCAGCTGCCATTCTAACCAGACTAACATTCCCATCTGACTATCTGGTAGTTGATGTGATGGTTCTAGCAGGATGATGAAGCAAgcttaaaagaataaaaatgtatttttaaatacactTGTGAGAATGTGCCAT
This genomic interval carries:
- the LOC125641606 gene encoding complement factor H-related protein 2 yields the protein MTQLGYIAILVLWACSTALAVSCGNIENGRVKPGSFFHRRKRTFECNAGYIAENDNNRIECTSSGWSPVPRCIPIQCGRIENGKIVDKVEEKTTFQCNHGYKSENGINETTCTSEGWSPVPTCTVQVCPHPPDIDLAEIVSGEKAEYQEGDVVHYRCYPGYTLAGPERITCSGEKWTPPPKCLAPCIITRQQLETKKLLLSNGRRRTVLIQSDQTMEFLCGEHSDLKIPYLIKCVDGHMDLPTCISGTGEKCGRPPTIENGDITTFSLNEYAFGSSVEYRCQHYYIIEGERKSYCYNGIWTNEPVCLEPCVITQEDMRSHNIDLKWASAQKLYVSHGDFVEFKCRSSLLPNSSNNYRVQCNVGQIPYPQCT